The following proteins are encoded in a genomic region of Liolophura sinensis isolate JHLJ2023 chromosome 7, CUHK_Ljap_v2, whole genome shotgun sequence:
- the LOC135471562 gene encoding monocarboxylate transporter 4-like produces the protein MPFGVLSTIRFKSSTKQDEGWAWVILIAATLNSFVALGSALGCGVYVSEVIQRWNSSKATGAFVGSLLFGMFSSSGPLTTVLVTRTSHRTAIIMGGLLSALGLVASANVPNIVGFYFTFGIMSGIGCGMIFLQSVMLVNLYFKRYRGIASGITIAGGGGGVLAMPLLERMLIEHFSWQPSLYIVAGMCLNTCVLGALMRPIHVKNIESKSSSLEADRDRVKEADSLTESETDENCYAREDDSLLKNRTYICYAVNNTLYGFGCTIPIILGPDLYAETGFTGARIDILIACFGAGNILGRLVGGVLCNIPALDRLALYVVLNILLGMFIGLYTLSDDFVLYAFASAGYGLIFGAFIVTQAVVTMDIVGRRKMEQAFSFAYFTCSLGIIIGAPLSGSLFDLTKSYKGPYLVAAIVVISSSAILIPSLLSGNGCVGRLRRQRLLAVSQIIIDPPTCSNGDAVRDTATSVKGNIENVMDVSVKETA, from the exons ATGCCGTTCGGAGTCCTAAGCACGATCCGATTCAAAAGCTCCACGAAGCAGGACGAAGGGTGGGCCTGGGTGATTCTTATTGCGGCTACTCTAAACTCCTTTGTGGCGTTGGGATCCGCACTCGGATGTGGGGTGTATGTCTCCGAAGTTATCCAACGATGGAACTCGAGCAAGGCCACCGGGGCATTTGTAGGATCTCTTCTGTTCGGCATGTTCTCATCCTCTG GTCCTCTGACGACAGTCCTTGTGACTAGGACATCTCACAGAACGGCAATTATAATGGGAGGGTTGTTGTCTGCTCTAGGTCTTGTGGCCTCCGCCAATGTCCCAAATATTGTCGGCTTTTACTTTACCTTTGGCATTATGTCAG GAATCGGCTGTGGAATGATTTTTCTGCAGTCTGTTATGCTGGTTAATCTTTATTTCAAAAGATACCGCGGCATAGCCTCTGGGATTACGATAGCAGGAGGAGGCGGTGGGGTTCTAGCGATGCCGCTTCTTGAAAGGATGTTGATCGAGCATTTTTCCTGGCAGCCTTCTCTTTACATCGTTGCGGGAATGTGCCTTAACACTTGTGTACTCGGTGCCCTTATGAGACCAATACATGTTAAGAACATCGAGTCAAAGTCCAGCAGTTTGGAGGCTGATAGAGATCGCGTGAAGGAAGCTGATTCTCTGACGGAATCTGAAACAGATGAAAACTGTTACGCTAGAGAAGACGATAGCTTGCTGAAAAATAGGACTTACATATGCTATGCTGTGAATAATACTTTGTATGGATTTGGTTGTACCATACCAATTATACTAGGGCCGGATTTGTACGCTGAGACAGGTTTTACAGGGGCTCGAATAGATATTCTTATTGCCTGCTTTGGCGCTGGCAATATACTCGGGCGTCTGGTTGGAGGTGTTCTATGTAACATACCTGCATTGGACAGACTGGCATTATATGTCGTATTAAACATTCTTCTTGGTATGTTTATTGGACTCTACACATTGTCAGATGACTTTGTTTTATATGCATTTGCTTCTGCTGGTTACGGACTTATCTTTGGTGCATTTATTGTTACACAAGCCGTAGTGACAATGGACATTGTGGGACGAAGGAAAATGGAACAAGCATTCTCTTTTGCTTATTTCACCTGCAGTCTTGGCATTATAATTGGCGCACCATTGTCAG gGTCTTTGTTTGACTTGACGAAGAGCTACAAGGGGCCATATTTGGTCGCCGCCATAGTTGTGATATCTTCTTCAGCAATTCTCATACCGTCTTTATTGTCCGGAAATGGGTGCGTTGGACGGTTGCGACGGCAACGTCTGCTAGCAGTGTCACAAATTATCATCGATCCTCCAACGTGCAGCAATGGGGATGCAGTCAGGGACACCGCCACCAGTGTAAAGGGCAATATTGAAAATGTGATGGATGTTTCAGTCAAAGAAACAGCATAA
- the LOC135471007 gene encoding potassium voltage-gated channel subfamily A member 7-like: protein MHFASYNTERSFPNSFVKADIFTDQLESSEHLNLNVSNRKLRYLDRLDSCDAGALQAFPLLNKSNEVQTEFFKEGLEYHDCRGCKRVVINVSGMRFETQVKTLDRLPNTLLGNPEKRKAFWDPTRGEYFLDRHRPTFQAVLYFYQSGGKLKRPIEVPSDIFFSELEFYELGAAVIESYKRNEGYMIEKKLPLPETKLKRALWLVFEEPSSSWFAVFIMALSTAAILASLVGFCMETLPEYSKNTCSYENKHEVIHILLGNASGDEPHTDNSRRLTPSNGIDVSPRPNTPAQGSSVGWLTQKKPPNYGDPFFIVEAVCVSWFSIEFLARLYACPSKCKFLKSMSNIVDIVAIMPFFVTLLIGVATGNCVDTSRSGFLLIVRVVKVLRIFKLGKHSQGLQILAKTLKASFSELSLFAMFLCIALVLFSSAMYFAEFEGNPSYFPSIPHAFWYTIVTMTTVGYGDAVPIGPAGKVIGSLCVLAGVLVIALPVPVVVANFSTYYLHATGRGVLTSR from the coding sequence ATGCATTTCGCGTCATATAATACGGAAAGATCCTTCCCCAACAGCTTTGTGAAAGCTGATATTTTTACGGACCAGTTGGAAAGCTCagaacatttaaatttaaatgtgagTAACCGTAAACTTCGCTACCTTGATCGTTTGGATTCGTGCGACGCCGGGGCTTTACAGGCGTTCCCACTGTTAAACAAATCCAATGAAGTTCAGACGGAGTTTTTCAAAGAGGGCCTGGAGTATCACGACTGCCGTGGATGCAAGCGTGTGGTCATAAATGTAAGCGGCATGCGGTTTGAAACACAGGTAAAAACTCTAGATCGACTGCCCAATACCCTCCTAGGAAATCCGGAGAAAAGAAAAGCATTCTGGGATCCAACTAGAGGGGAGTATTTTCTTGATCGTCACAGACCAACATTTCAAGCTGTCCTGTACTTTTACCAAAGTGGGGGGAAATTGAAGCGACCAATTGAAGTGCCTTCCGACATCTTCTTCAGCGAACTGGAATTTTATGAACTAGGAGCAGCGGTTATCGAGTCTTATAAACGAAATGAAGGATACATGATAGAAAAGAAGCTACCGCTACCTGAAACTAAGCTTAAGCGAGCGCTATGGCTTGTATTTGAAGAGCCGTCGAGCTCCTGGTTTGCAGTTTTCATCATGGCTTTGTCTACAGCTGCGATCCTGGCCTCCCTCGTCGGTTTCTGCATGGAAACGTTGCCTGAATACAGCAAAAACACATGCAGTTATGAAAACAAGCACGAAGTCATACACATACTTTTGGGGAATGCGTCTGGAGACGAACCACACACAGACAATAGTCGTAGACTTACTCCTTCAAATGGGATTGATGTCTCACCTAGACCTAATACACCTGCCCAGGGTTCTTCAGTGGGATGGCTCACCCAGAAAAAGCCTCCAAATTATGGCGACCCCTTCTTCATTGTGGAGGCGGTGTGTGTGTCGTGGTTTTCCATCGAGTTTCTCGCCAGGCTTTATGCTTGTCCATCGAAGTGCAAATTCTTAAAGAGCATGAGCAACATAGTTGACATTGTAGCCATTATGCCTTTCTTCGTGACCTTGCTAATTGGCGTCGCGACTGGAAACTGTGTGGATACCTCAAGAAGTGGTTTTCTCCTTATTGTAAGGGTTGTCAAAGTACTGCGGATTTTTAAGCTCGGTAAACATTCGCAAGGTCTTCAAATCCTGGCCAAAACGCTCAAAGCAAGCTTCAGTGAGCTTAGCTTGTTTGCTATGTTTTTATGCATAGCTCTTGTGTTATTCTCCTCCGCTATGTATTTTGCAGAATTCGAGGGTAATCCGTCTTATTTCCCCAGCATCCCCCACGCATTTTGGTACACTATCGTAACGATGACCACTGTAGGTTATGGAGACGCTGTACCTATTGGACCAGCCGGGAAGGTGATTGGAAGCTTGTGTGTTTTAGCGGGAGTGCTGGTGATTGCCTTACCTGTACCTGTTGTGGTAGCAAACTTTAGTACTTACTACCTTCATGCAACTGGAAGGGGAGTGCTCACTTCGCGATAA